In the genome of Populus alba chromosome 11, ASM523922v2, whole genome shotgun sequence, one region contains:
- the LOC118047455 gene encoding autophagy-related protein 18f — translation MRNSSINSDVQQQQQKNLQGRVNGNNINNNGFLPSSFRAISSYLRIVSSGASTVARSAASVAQSIVDRDDDANHDQVRWAGFDKLEGDDDVIRQVLLLGYQSGFQVWDVEEANNVRDLVSRHDGPVSFLQMLPKPITSKKSEDKFAYSRPLLVVCAEGEQDGPATSMNGNVSNNHDPVNGSTVSTVVRFYSLRSQSYVHVLKFRSAVYSVRCSSRIVAISQLSQVHCFNATTLQREYTILTNPMVMGSPGSGGIGYGPLAVGPRWLAYSGSPVVVSNSGRVSPQHLTPSLSFSGFTSNGSLVAHYAKESSKQLAAGIVTLGDMGYKRLSRYCSELLPDSHGSLQSGSPSWKSNGTVNGYFPDADNIGMVVVRDIVSKLAIAQFRAHKSPISALCFDSSGTLLVTASVQGHNINVFKIMPGLQGSSSAGASHIHLYRLQRGFTNAVIQDISFSDDSYWIMISSSRGTSHLFAINPLGGSMNFQSSESGHVMKNSGLGVMTKPTVRYLPSLGLQMHSQQSLCASGPPVTLSAVSRIRNGNNGWRGTVTGAAAAASGRQGYLSGAIASSFHKCKGSNDMYVDGASFKSKYHLLVFSPSGSMIQYALRISAGVDSMAIASGLNATYESAAENDGRLVVEAMQKWNICQKQNRRDREDNADIYGENGNSDSNKIHPEGIKKGNSIYPEDSAVTNAKISSEEKHYLYISEAELHMHQPRFPLWAKPEIYFQSMMIEGIEVDDADALQGEIEIERIPTRMIEARSKDLVPHFDHLQTPKFLHTRVPSLDSNSNGRLQHQSYGLSENGRLSCRSSSGSLDSMIENGAAVAELHNGVEETGWNGSRMPVETRGIVNSNGSPKTNTRLEVVNNRESSRTEALLKFVNNNNEGLKMENQFENEGDEFD, via the exons ATGAGGAATAGTAGTATTAACAGTGATGttcaacaacagcagcagaaGAATTTGCAAGGGAGAGTTAAtggtaataatattaataataatggatTTTTGCCGAGCTCGTTTCGGGCGATTTCGAGTTATTTGAGGATTGTTTCGTCCGGTGCATCAACGGTTGCGAGGTCTGCTGCGTCGGTTGCACAGTCTATTGTGGATAGGGATGATGATGCCAATCATGATcag GTCCGCTGGGCTGGGTTTGACAAGTTAGAGGGTGATGATGATGTCATTCGTCAAGTCCTCTTATTGGGATATCAATCTGGTTTCCAGGTTTGGGATGTTGAAGAAGCAAATAATGTCCGCGACCTTGTTTCCAGACATGATGGTCCCGTGTCATTCTTACAAATGCTACCAAAACCAATAACATCAAAGAAATCAGAAGACAAGTTTGCTTACAGCCGACCTCTTTTGGTGGTTTGTGCTGAAGGTGAACAAGATGGGCCAGCTACTTCAATGAATGGGAATGTTTCTAATAACCATGACCCTGTTAATGGTAGCACTGTGTCAACTGTTGTCCGGTTTTATTCTCTTAGATCTCAGTCTTATGTACACGTGCTCAAGTTCAGATCAGCTGTTTATTCTGTAAGGTGCAGCTCTCGAATTGTGGCTATTTCTCAATTGTCTCAG GTACACTGTTTTAATGCCACAACATTGCAGCGGGAATATACTATTCTTACAAACCCTATGGTCATGGGTTCTCCTGGTTCTGGGGGTATAGGCTATGGGCCTCTAGCAGTTGGTCCCAGGTGGCTGGCTTATAGTGGAAGTCCAGTTGTGGTTTCCAATTCTGGTCGTGTGAGCCCGCAACATCTAACACCTTCTTTGAGTTTTTCTGGCTTCACTTCAAATGGGAGTTTGGTTGCTCATTATGCAAAAGAATCAAGCAAGCAACTTGCAGCTGGAATTGTGACCCTTGGAGACATGGGATATAAGAGGCTGTCCAGGTATTGTTCGGAGCTCTTACCTGATTCCCATGGTTCCCTCCAATCAGGGAGTCCTAGCTGGAAAAGCAATGGAACTGTTAATGGCTATTTTCCAGATGCAGATAACATTGGAATG GTTGTTGTGAGGGATATCGTCAGTAAACTTGCTATTGCCCAGTTTAGAGCACACAAGAGTCCTATCTCTGCTTTGTGCTTTGATTCTAGTGGGACGCTTTTAGTGACTGCCTCTGTCCAGGGTCATAAcattaatgttttcaaaataatgCCTGGACTCCAAGGAAGCTCCTCTGCTGGTGCATCTCATATACACCTGTACAGGCTGCAACGTGGATTTACAAATGCA GTTATACAGGACATCAGTTTCAGTGATGACAGCTACTGGATTATGATAAGTTCATCAAGGGGAACAAGCCATTTGTTTGCTATTAATCCCTTGGGAGGATCAATGAACTTTCAATCTTCTGAATCTGGTCACGTCATGAAAAATAGTGGATTGGGAGTAATGACTAAGCCGACTGTTCGTTACTTGCCCAGTTTAGGTTTACAAATGCATAGTCAACAGAGCCTTTGTGCATCTGGCCCCCCAGTCACACTATCTGCTGTCAGCAGAATAAGAAATGGAAATAATGGCTGGAGAGGCACTGTAACTGGAGCTGCAGCAGCTGCTTCAGGAAGACAGGGTTACCTTTCCGGTGCTATAGCTTCATCTTTTCACAAATGCAAAGGCAGTAATGATATGTATGTGGATGGAGCCTCTTTCAAGTCAAAGTACCATCTTTTAGTTTTCTCTCCTTCTGGTTCTATGATACAATATGCATTGAGGATATCAGCTGGTGTAGATTCAATGGCAATTGCATCTGGACTTAATGCAACTTATGAATCAGCTGCGGAAAATGATGGAAGGTTAGTAGTTGAGGCAATGCAGAAGTGGAATATATGTCAGAAACAAAATCGAAGAGATCGAGAGGATAATGCTGATATATATGGTGAGAATGGGAATTCTGATAGCAACAAGATACATCCTGAAGGCATAAAGAAAGGAAATAGTATATATCCTGAAGATAGTGCAGTCACAAATGCAAAGATCAGCTCTGAGGAAAagcattatttatatatttccgAAGCTGAACTGCACATGCATCAACCTCGTTTCCCATTATGGGCAAAACCTgag ATATACTTCCAATCAATGATGATTGAGGGGATAGAAGTGGATGATGCAGATGCATTGCAAGgggaaattgagattgaaagaATTCCAACTCGCATGATCGAAGCAAGGTCAAAGGACCTGGTCCCACATTTTGATCATCTTCAAACACCAAAATTTCTACATACAAG GGTTCCTTCCTTAGATAGCAATAGTAATGGGCGGCTGCAGCATCAGAGTTACGGGCTGTCTGAAAATGGCAGGCTTTCTTGCAGGAGCAGCTCCGGCTCCCTTGACTCCATGATTGAGAATGGTGCTGCAGTGGCTGAACTTCACAATGGTGTTGAAGAAACTGGGTGGAATGGTTCTAGGATGCCAGTAGAAACGAGGGGCATTGTAAATAGCAACGGCAGCCCTAAAACTAATACCCGGCTTGAGGTTGTAAATAATAGAGAGAGCTCAAGAACAGAGGCGCTGCTCAAGtttgtaaataataacaatgaagGTCTGAAAATGGAGAACCAATTTGAAAATGAAGGTGATGAATTTGATTAG